In one Haloplanus salinus genomic region, the following are encoded:
- a CDS encoding S26 family signal peptidase: MSADDGPHPPDGHGSEGNDGEAPGVIRQVLTATDGPLLVVRETALSVSAVVVVGLLLFTLSGVWPPMVAVESGSMEPHMHKGDLVFITETGRFAPDAAHGDTGIVPRDVARETEYWKFGGHGSVIVYDDPTDAGPPVIHRAHLWVEEGENWYDRADPEYVSAGDCEEMRNCPAPHAGFVTKGDANGGYDQVNGISEPVKPGWIVGTARVRIPYLGWVRLGVSGVVLESTPGAVGGPAPTMAGAATPVASVGTAPATAGNTSAPELTTARAGSEGVVTPGLRPSARVATARVC; encoded by the coding sequence ATGAGTGCCGACGACGGTCCCCACCCTCCCGACGGTCACGGTTCCGAGGGGAACGACGGGGAGGCGCCCGGGGTGATCCGACAGGTGCTGACGGCGACGGACGGCCCCCTCTTGGTGGTGCGCGAGACGGCCCTCTCGGTCAGCGCCGTGGTCGTCGTCGGCCTCCTCCTCTTTACGCTCAGCGGCGTCTGGCCGCCGATGGTCGCCGTCGAGAGCGGAAGTATGGAGCCACACATGCACAAGGGTGACCTGGTCTTCATCACCGAGACCGGTCGGTTCGCGCCCGACGCCGCGCACGGTGACACCGGCATCGTTCCCCGGGACGTGGCCCGGGAGACGGAGTACTGGAAGTTCGGCGGGCACGGATCGGTGATCGTGTACGACGACCCGACCGACGCCGGACCGCCCGTGATCCACCGCGCCCACCTCTGGGTCGAAGAGGGGGAGAACTGGTACGACCGGGCCGACCCCGAATACGTGAGCGCGGGGGACTGCGAGGAGATGCGGAACTGCCCTGCACCCCACGCCGGGTTCGTGACGAAAGGCGACGCCAACGGGGGGTACGACCAGGTGAACGGGATCAGCGAACCGGTCAAGCCCGGCTGGATCGTCGGCACCGCACGGGTCAGGATCCCGTATCTCGGCTGGGTTCGCCTCGGTGTCTCCGGAGTCGTCCTCGAGTCGACACCCGGGGCGGTCGGCGGGCCGGCGCCGACGATGGCCGGAGCGGCGACGCCCGTGGCGTCGGTGGGGACGGCGCCGGCGACCGCTGGGAACACGTCGGCGCCGGAACTGACGACTGCGCGTGCCGGATCGGAGGGCGTCGTGACGCCGGGGCTTCGACCGTCGGCGAGGGTCGCCACAGCAAGGGTGTGTTGA
- a CDS encoding DNA-directed DNA polymerase II small subunit, giving the protein MPLETPARIVRELARRGYNADREAVTLLAGAADPAAALDAAVETAPDDALRLTADHVRTILDTNGDSPADESRSADSHASDAQSAPSDPDPDPDPTEHPSVSTPASPTRSGARTPGAPVETKGSEASDGAPSTPATGPTAGGSDASDSDAPDRTVDVDGDVTGRSTGTGEYGDFVSVFRDRYEKLSGQLRGRVNHRPASAIADMPGGSDAAMIGLVNDVRSSANGHWIVELEDTTGTFPCLITKDRDIAPLVDELLLDECVAVEGTLSDDAGIVFVDSLHFPDVPRTYRPSTADRHVQAALVSDVHVGSQEFMADAWGRFADWLHTDEADAIEYLLVAGDMVEGVGVYPDQDEELDIVDIYDQYDRFSEHLKEVPGDLEIVMIPGNHDAVRLAEPQPGFDETLRDIMSAHDPRIVGNPSTVTVEGVSILMYHGVSLDEVIAELPEEKASYDRPHRAMYHLLKKRHVAPKYGGHMRLAPEDRDYLVIEDVPDIFHTGHVHKLGYGKYHDVLAVNSGCWQAQTAFQKSVNIDPDAGFAPIVDLDTLDMTVRKFA; this is encoded by the coding sequence GTGCCCTTGGAGACGCCCGCGCGCATCGTCCGCGAACTCGCCCGCCGCGGCTACAACGCCGACCGCGAGGCGGTGACGCTCCTGGCGGGCGCCGCGGATCCGGCGGCCGCCCTCGACGCCGCCGTCGAGACGGCGCCCGACGACGCCCTCCGACTCACCGCGGATCACGTCCGCACGATCCTCGATACGAACGGCGACTCCCCCGCCGACGAGTCGCGGTCCGCCGACTCCCACGCGTCCGACGCGCAGTCGGCCCCGTCCGACCCCGACCCCGACCCCGACCCCACCGAACACCCCTCCGTTTCGACTCCAGCGTCCCCCACTCGGTCGGGGGCTCGAACTCCCGGCGCTCCAGTTGAAACGAAGGGGTCAGAGGCGAGCGACGGGGCGCCGTCGACGCCGGCTACGGGTCCGACCGCCGGCGGCTCAGACGCCTCCGACTCCGACGCGCCCGACCGGACCGTCGACGTCGACGGCGACGTGACCGGCCGGAGTACCGGCACCGGTGAGTACGGCGACTTCGTCTCCGTCTTCCGCGACCGGTACGAGAAGCTCTCCGGGCAGCTTCGCGGGCGGGTGAATCACCGCCCGGCCTCGGCTATCGCGGACATGCCCGGCGGGAGCGACGCCGCGATGATCGGCCTCGTCAACGACGTGCGCTCCTCGGCCAACGGCCACTGGATCGTCGAACTCGAGGACACGACCGGCACCTTCCCCTGTCTGATCACGAAGGACCGCGACATCGCGCCTCTCGTCGACGAACTCCTCCTGGACGAGTGTGTCGCCGTCGAGGGAACCCTCTCGGACGACGCGGGCATCGTCTTCGTCGACTCGCTCCACTTCCCCGACGTGCCCCGCACCTACCGCCCTTCGACCGCCGACCGGCACGTACAGGCCGCGCTCGTCTCCGACGTCCACGTCGGCAGTCAGGAGTTCATGGCCGACGCGTGGGGCCGGTTCGCCGACTGGCTCCACACCGACGAGGCCGACGCCATCGAGTACCTCCTCGTCGCCGGCGACATGGTGGAGGGCGTCGGCGTCTACCCCGATCAGGACGAGGAACTCGACATCGTCGACATCTACGACCAGTACGATCGGTTCTCGGAACACCTGAAGGAGGTGCCCGGCGACCTCGAAATCGTGATGATCCCCGGCAACCACGACGCGGTGCGCCTCGCGGAGCCACAGCCGGGCTTCGACGAGACGCTCCGGGACATCATGTCCGCTCACGATCCGCGGATCGTCGGCAACCCCTCGACCGTCACGGTCGAGGGCGTCTCCATCCTGATGTATCACGGCGTTTCGCTCGACGAGGTGATCGCCGAACTCCCCGAGGAGAAGGCGAGCTACGACCGTCCCCACCGAGCGATGTACCACCTCCTGAAGAAACGCCACGTCGCCCCGAAGTACGGCGGGCACATGCGCCTCGCGCCGGAGGATCGGGACTACCTCGTCATCGAGGACGTCCCCGACATCTTCCACACGGGCCACGTCCACAAACTCGGCTACGGCAAGTACCACGACGTCCTCGCGGTCAATAGCGGCTGCTGGCAGGCGCAGACGGCCTTCCAGAAGAGCGTCAACATCGACCCCGACGCCGGCTTCGCGCCCATCGTCGACCTCGACACGCTCGACATGACGGTCCGCAAGTTCGCCTAA
- the fdhF gene encoding formate dehydrogenase subunit alpha → MSEHTKTICPYCGVGCGIAVTEDRRFAPWGDAPVNEGRICIKGGAAMEVVEHEDRLTEPQIRGDDGDLHAATWDEAYGRVVSEMERIRAEHGPDAMGFFGCSKATNEENYLLQKLARRYGTNNVDNCTRMCHASTVYALRRSLGAGAMTNSMQDLMESADVLWIQGANPAEQHPIANSVYFRQAVLDGATVIQIDPHANKTTRSFDIEGTDRHLHLQSNPGSDIPLLNVVLKTVLENGWVDEEFVAERTEGVDHLVETLADFDTEEAARVCGVRLEDIERAAEVYATAENATIFTGMGMSQHTCGVDNVQNEINLALVTGNVGRPGTGVNPLRGQNNVQGTCDVGAMPNTLPGYQNVEDDDLRAAVEAVWGFEVPPKAGLTNVEISHEAGASIKGLYVMGENPVMSEPDANRVAERLADLEFLVVQDVFPTDTVGYADVVLPATSWAERGGTVVNTDRRVQRMRGIGRVYPGTNHDFDILQAVGTRLFGPDGGFDFDDPEAVFEELRQVCPIFGGITYDRLGEEGIHWPCLEPGDEGDPYLYEDAFTTPNGMGYIEGVRHQPPKEVPDDEYPLILTTARLIEHYNTGTMSRRSPTLNRQHPENFVDVHPADAERYGVADGDTVTLRSRRGEIEVRAQVTEDIKQGTVWTTPHFAASSANRLTNDALDERAKIPEYKAAAVAIEAGGGESGTAADD, encoded by the coding sequence ATGAGCGAACACACCAAGACGATCTGTCCGTACTGTGGCGTCGGCTGTGGCATCGCGGTCACCGAGGACCGGCGGTTCGCGCCGTGGGGGGACGCGCCGGTCAACGAGGGGCGCATCTGCATCAAGGGAGGTGCGGCGATGGAGGTGGTCGAACACGAGGACCGACTGACGGAGCCCCAGATACGCGGCGACGACGGGGACCTCCACGCGGCGACGTGGGACGAGGCCTACGGCCGCGTGGTGAGCGAGATGGAGCGCATCCGCGCGGAGCACGGTCCCGACGCGATGGGCTTTTTCGGCTGTTCGAAGGCGACGAACGAGGAGAACTACCTCCTCCAGAAACTCGCGCGACGGTACGGGACGAACAACGTCGACAACTGCACGCGGATGTGCCACGCCTCGACGGTCTATGCCCTTCGCCGGAGTCTGGGCGCCGGGGCGATGACCAACAGCATGCAGGACCTGATGGAGTCGGCGGACGTGCTGTGGATTCAGGGCGCCAACCCGGCCGAGCAACACCCCATCGCCAACAGCGTCTACTTCCGACAGGCCGTCCTCGACGGCGCGACGGTGATCCAGATCGACCCCCACGCGAACAAGACGACGCGGTCGTTCGATATCGAGGGGACGGACCGACACCTGCATCTCCAGTCGAACCCGGGGAGCGACATCCCGCTGTTGAACGTCGTTCTCAAGACGGTGCTTGAGAACGGCTGGGTCGACGAGGAGTTCGTCGCGGAGCGGACCGAGGGGGTCGACCACCTCGTGGAGACGCTGGCGGACTTCGACACGGAGGAAGCTGCCCGTGTCTGTGGCGTTCGCCTCGAGGACATCGAACGCGCCGCCGAGGTGTACGCCACGGCGGAGAACGCGACCATCTTCACCGGGATGGGGATGAGCCAACACACCTGTGGCGTCGACAACGTCCAGAACGAGATCAACCTCGCCCTCGTCACGGGCAACGTCGGTCGACCGGGGACGGGCGTCAACCCTCTACGTGGGCAGAACAACGTGCAGGGGACCTGTGACGTGGGCGCGATGCCGAACACCCTGCCCGGATACCAGAACGTCGAGGACGACGACCTCAGAGCCGCAGTCGAGGCCGTCTGGGGCTTCGAGGTGCCGCCGAAGGCGGGGCTGACGAACGTCGAGATTTCGCACGAGGCGGGGGCGTCGATCAAGGGGCTCTACGTGATGGGCGAGAACCCCGTGATGAGCGAACCGGACGCCAACCGAGTCGCGGAGCGGCTGGCCGACCTGGAGTTTCTGGTCGTGCAGGACGTCTTTCCGACCGACACCGTCGGGTACGCGGACGTGGTCCTCCCGGCCACTTCGTGGGCCGAACGCGGCGGCACCGTCGTCAACACGGACCGTCGCGTCCAGCGGATGCGCGGGATCGGCCGGGTGTATCCGGGGACGAACCACGACTTCGACATCCTCCAGGCGGTCGGGACGCGGCTGTTCGGCCCCGACGGTGGCTTCGACTTCGACGATCCCGAGGCGGTGTTCGAGGAACTCCGGCAGGTCTGTCCCATCTTCGGCGGGATCACCTACGACCGCTTGGGCGAGGAGGGTATCCATTGGCCCTGTCTCGAACCCGGCGACGAGGGCGACCCCTACCTCTACGAGGACGCGTTCACGACGCCGAACGGGATGGGCTACATCGAGGGCGTGCGCCACCAGCCGCCGAAGGAGGTGCCCGACGACGAGTACCCGCTGATCCTCACGACGGCGCGGCTGATCGAACACTACAACACGGGGACGATGAGTCGACGCTCGCCGACGCTCAACCGCCAACACCCCGAGAACTTCGTCGACGTGCATCCGGCGGACGCGGAACGGTACGGTGTCGCGGACGGCGACACCGTGACGCTCCGGTCGCGTCGGGGGGAGATCGAGGTGCGAGCGCAGGTGACCGAGGACATCAAGCAGGGGACGGTGTGGACGACGCCACACTTCGCGGCGTCGTCGGCGAACCGGCTGACGAACGACGCGCTCGACGAGCGGGCGAAGATTCCGGAGTACAAGGCCGCGGCCGTCGCCATCGAGGCGGGTGGCGGGGAGTCGGGAACGGCGGCCGACGACTGA